The Mytilus trossulus isolate FHL-02 unplaced genomic scaffold, PNRI_Mtr1.1.1.hap1 h1tg000070l__unscaffolded, whole genome shotgun sequence genome window below encodes:
- the LOC134699454 gene encoding uncharacterized protein LOC134699454, whose amino-acid sequence MKKLRDDNQFMKSEIIQKADWYFDKLPKIRVTPDCSDDNNPPKEIEDMVNQELIEHEIQITQKRKRKQSEQDKTRPELKKQKKGKKGNTKNMTTRRTIYNSSYVYGYICQKKQTFYFIAILCIFPLIFFVIIFISCFSLEMEKVLLETKEATWRC is encoded by the exons ATGAAGAAATTAAGAGATGATAATCAATTTATGAAAAGTGAAATCATACAAAAGGCAGATTGGTACTTTGATAAATTACCGAAAATTAGAGTGACACCAGACTGTTCGGATGATAACAACCCACCAAAGGAAATAGAGGACATGGTAAATCAAGAGCTTATAGAACACGAG ATACAGATTAcccagaaaagaaaaagaaaacaaagtgAACAAGACAAAACCAGACCTGAATTGAAAAAGCAGAAGAAAGGCAAAAAAG gaAATACGAAGAACATGACTACTAGACGCACCATATATAATAGCTCATATGTATATGGCTATATATGTCAAAAGAAAcagacattttattttatcgctattttgtgcatttttcctttgatcttttttgtgataattttcatatcatgtttctcgcttgagatggaaaaagtattgctagaaactaaggaggccacgtggcgttgctaa